TTTCAAAAGAGTTTCTGAAACCTTCACAAGCAACAGCAAGAGGCATTTTCAGCGTGTAAGATTTCaaagatgtaaaaaaacatGGGACTCCAGCCATGGCTGCTTAGCACGACGCccagatcaataaaaaaaattaagcaaattcTCTGTAGCTGTCTAATCATTGAGATCAATATCCCAAATACTCACATAAGCAAGCATGTGGACTACTAATTTACAAGTAAATACGATGCCACTGTTTGACTACAAAAGAATTGCATTGCGTCATTTTACCcataataaaagaagaagagattAGATAATTTATCTCTGCACTCTCTCACCGGGTACAAGAACAGCCTATTCAGTTACTACAAGTACATTGAAGCAACGAAATGAATGAATCAAGAGAATGAAACAAGCTCCGGCAGACGGAAACAACTAATTCACTTACAAATCCCATGAACAGCTGACAATTCCTATTCCTTCGAATCATTGGTCGAGCTCCCAATGCAAAACTGCAATTCATAACCAAAGAAAGGGGTAGGTAGAGTCAACAATGGCAACCCAATACAGGAAATTCAATGCAAATGGAAAAACTGACAATACAATCCTCCGTCAACCTTGTGTCATCTTACCTCAATTTCTCATTATTGGGCTTGCTACTGTTGCAATCTTGCCGTCACTATTTTGCATGGTCTCTCTCTTCCTTCACACTGGCGCGCATATTCACGTTCTCCTTCTGATTCCCATTACTTCGCATTGACTCAACCACCTccactttcttcttctcttccccACTCCCCACCATAACATTGCCGTTCTCTCTACTTTCGACCTTCTTCCGGCTGCTTTTCTCCCTGGCCTCCACCATGACCAAGTGCTCCAGCGCCTCGCGAGCCCGCTTCTTTGCCACAGCGGCCTCCCTGACCTTCCTCTCGGCGTCAGCGCGGGCCACAATCACCGCCTTGCTCATGGAAGCGGAGGCGATCCTTGAAGCGCAGAGCAGGACGGTTGCCAGCTTCCTGTCGACGGAACGGTGCGTTTCTTCGAGGTGGAAGAAGGAGAATTTGGGATTGGAGCAAGGCGGGCAGAgataagaagaagaatgagaggCAGGGAGGCAGTGGGAGTGGGTGAGGGAGGAGCATTTGGAGCAAGGGACAGTGGGGCGATTAGAGGGATTCTTCAGGCTAGAATGGGAATTGAGAAGGTTGTGGTCGAAAAAATGGAAGCAGAGTGGGCAGAAGGAGGAAGGGTGGAGGCGGAGGACGCAGGAGGTGCAGAGCAGGCGGTCGATGCCGCGAAGACGGACGTGGTGGAGGATGGGCCAACACCCGGACCCACCCTTGGGGGTCCCACAGTTGCTGCACTCTGATGCGTCTTTTCTTCTGCTTCTGTTGCTGTTGGTAGTGGTGGTGGTATTGTGATTCGTTGCAGATTCTTTGGTGGTTTGAAGGTTCATTTGGTGagagaggtagagagagaggagggagggaAGGAGGTTAGAATCTGATTCGATTATATTCGTTATTTATTAAAGATGTCTTTAGGGTTAGGGTTGCAGAGTGGAgaaagagggagggagagagggctCGAAAGAGATGAAAACGAGGACGACGATGACCGGGCGGGCTTTGTTAGTTTGTTTAGTAGGGATTTAATATACGACACCGCtttttccattatttatttaaaaaaattattcatatacctgattttgttttttgatattatttgttttttcttaacaaatatgtaagataaaaataatgagtagaatttagcaggaataaataaataaataaataaaataaatataatgtgcGATGTAGACAAGTAGTTAGAAgcccttttatttattttttaattatccatTAGAAACCACAAACTCCATCTAATAGATTCTTTTGTTGATAGAAAAAGTTAAAGGTAGGCAATTTCGTGCACCCTTTGGGCACGAGATCCATGTGGCTGCCGACGGGTTAAATAAAACGGTGCACATGGCGTGTGCCAAACGAAAGAATAAACGGTTAAATAAAATGGTGCGCACCAAATGATTAAATAGAATGTACACTTAgttatcgtttggattcgaagatgaattgaaatgagttgtgaatagtaatgagatggattataaatagtaataaaatttatgagttaaagttgatgaatagtaataaatagtagtgagatgagttgagatgacttgaaaTGACTTCCGAATACAAACCACCCCTTAGACGTGCGAAATGGTGCATACCGAAGTGCTTTCCTCTTCACTTCGCTATGCAAATCGAACTGCGAACGTCACTCTTCGCAGCTCCTCCTCTGGACTCCCAGAAGTGCAAAACGGTTGTTTTTCTTAAGATTTCTACTAAGATTTTTGTACTCGGTTGATTCTTTATAGATTGTTGCTTCATGGAACTCCAAAGTCACAATCTTTAAGAGGAAATTACTCCATTTTTAATTCGAATAAAAGTATCAAGTCACAACAGGCTATaatgaaaaacagagaaaaaccATAAACATGGAAAAAAACCTCATCTGATGATGGACAGCGAGGAGTGGCAGTGGGGGAAACCAAAGTTTTTTCAATCTAAGAACATTATTGCGAAACCCAGATCCAAGGTCAATGTCGTTGGCGACAGAGACGTGTGGAAATGTGCCAGTGGCAGAGACGAGAAAGGGTGAACAACTGCTTTGTGAGTGGTGGGGGAAAGTTGAAGCTCTTCTGTATCGTTCTCTTCGTGAGTGGTGCATAACCTAGACGTTCTCTTTGTGCCAACGGAGACGAGAAATGGTGCACAACAAGCAGTTAAGCTATGGGGGAAAACTGAACCTCTTCATCTGACCATGTCATTCTTCTTCGTGAGCAATGCACAACCCAAACGTTCTCTTCCTCAGAATCCTTTCAGcctttcttgattttttttttaattaccccACCATGTCAGCAAGGGTGCACAAGGTGTCAGCAAAATGGACTCTCTAGAGCAGAACTGCCTTTTAATTGATTCTTATAACAACCAAATGTTACAGTACGAGAAAATTGATTAAAACCTCCCCGAAGAGTAGCTCATTgcatacttaaaaaaaaataacaaggtAATGCTAGACATTGAAAATGTAGTCTCATTCAGTGGAACAAAGTAAATGttttcatataaatatcaaattaatttttaaaaaaaaaagagtatacaAGACTTGTACATCTTAAGATTACTGTgcaaattatttctcaaaaagaTTAAACTTCTCTCTAAAAATAAGTCTCCTAATTTCATCCCTGTACTCCATAATTGACGCATGAGCTACACACCAGTATTGCGCCTACTAAATAAAGGTCGTGGCGCCGACGCCACCGACTTATATGTAGGTGGAAAATAGAGGATGACAAGTATGGGTGAAAAATGGAGAGAGGTGGTTGAGACAGTAGGGCAGCTTGGAAGTGAGGTGAACTGATTGGACGAGGAGTGAGAGGAACAGTACACGACGGTGATCAGCAGGTTGGAGTAATCAAAGGACTCAGAAGCTAACCAAGGAGAAGCAGAATGCTAGAAGTATAGGAGGTTTGTAGGCGTTGGTGATAAAGAAGGATGGACAAAATATTCGACAACTATTCAAAACGAAATAGATCCCAGGATGGTTAGCAAATGTGACATGGCTTAAGATAGAACTTTCTTCTCAAGAGTTACTTTGCTCTGTGTAGAAGTTCAAGACAAAGATTAGAAGCGACGTGAAGCAGGTTGTGCTTCTTTTCCAGTGAAGAATAGATGACTCGAAAACCATAATAAAGCAACAGTGCCAATTCATCAATACTCCGGCAAATGATGCATTAATGCTCCAGAGATTTActatgcatcagtcactattcaccttCACACCCCACAGCTATAgctttttcataggatgtaaGAGTGTTTTCTTATAGggtatagaaatattttttataaggtgtgaggTGTGGAGTGATGAATATTTACTGATGGgaataatttttcaacttttaattacCAACACCCAGAAACTACAAATCTCTCATCACCTTCTCTACAACCTTGACAATGAAAGCAATTCCTCGACCTCATCCTTTGCCCTGTTGAACTCATGgatgtgtctttttttttgggcaataaTGGTAGCATCCTGGAACATGGAGCTAGATAATACTCAAAAGGACGGGTTCATGCACAGATTACGTCGATTGTGGTGCGCATGAATTCTGCATAAACAATTTGATGTTGAATTCAATCTGTTATTGGTTCTGGTCACGTCTGTCCTCCAGGCAATCAGAGAGGGTGAAGCCACCCTCCTACCCTCCTACTACAAGAGGAATGCCTATTATGTTGTCTACAAGCAAGGTCATGTTCACCAGATGGCAGATACCATGTGGCTCAACCCTGAAACCAGTTTTGTAACACTGGGTATGCCCACCAGCAAGCCTTAGAGCCAGAACTTTAGTGCTTATTCCACGTTTCCAATATGAGAATCACATGTTCTAATCTTTATTGTCCTTTTGGCTTTTTAATACCTTCTCTACCCACAAGAAACATGAAGGACTTCAAATCCAGCTGCACCATCGCAATGCTCATTTCACTGTGAGCAGCAAGAACACCACATCAATATCATTCCCGCGTACTAACTTCTGGCTCGTAATACTCAGCAAACCGTATTTTGACTGTACTTTATCacatggaaagaaaataattcaGAACATAGCCGATAAATGCCACCCATCATTCTCAAAATAGAAATAACCAATTGAAATACATACCAGCAAACTCATATTTGTGTTGCCTTTAAAACTTATTTTCCATATAACCAAAATACTTGGATGTTTACATCAGCAAGGTGACTCCGACTTCAACGAACCTTTCAAACAACCCTAAGAcattcttttcatattattatttcatgGTTACTAAATGTCATTTAAACTAACAAAGATTAAAGTTAGCAAAACAGATGAATAAACAAGAGAAACTACCGTTACAGAAATCAGGTCCGTGGCTTggttatttaaagaaaaagtacAGGTTTATCTTTCAGTCCCTCCACTAGATTCGTCAGAAGTACAAGAATCTGATGCCCATGGAATTTCAGTGCAATCCTATTAACAGAAAAGAGAACGAGATCAATTACTTCAATGTCAGAAAAAGATAGTAAAACAGGGaaatgaaaaggagaaaaaaaaaatccactatGTTGATGGCagacttgttttttttttctcattggaGACTTTTTGGTATATAGAGGACCCCGTAGGTTCATCTAAAAATATCAGTGCTAGGGCTACATAACAGCATGTCATCAAATATAGTCCATCAATATTAGGAGTGCATCAGTCATGCATATTGCATATACAACAGTCACTAATATATGCACATGAATGCTATGGCCCAGGGATTTTGCACATGCAGCATATACACACATCCATAAGTTATTCTAATTAGCAAAACCAGTGAAGATTATACACGAGGATAGAACATACGGAGGCATGTACTCCTATGGACAGCAAAGTAATGCAAGGAGAAACATGCCTACAGATAATGAATACTTATGCACTGGGCTTTTTTAGAAGAGGACGGTACCCCAAAATATTAACTTATGCATTGGGGCTTGCACTTTCAATACACAAATACATCCATAATATATGCTCGGCAGCAAAACCAGTGAAGTCAAGACATGCAATGGAAAGTTGATAAGAGAAGCATCATTCCATAACAGGAAATGAGTATAAAGATGCATTGTATGCAAGAAGCTAATGCTTACAATATCTAACACTCTAAATGAACTCTCTGCAAGTAGACTTGTTGTGCCCAAGGCCCTTGCACTTGCTGCACTGGAGTTGACGTTTCACTACCTCTTGTGGTCCATGCCGCTTTGTAGTGGGCCGGCCTGGTGGACGACGAGTGGGAGGAGGGGTTACAGTTACTGTGAGTTGAGAAGAATCTCTGTGTACAGGCATGTCCACATTTGGAATAGAATGTACAGATTCTGAATAAGTTAATCGGTAGCTCTCAATCGTGAAGTATCTGGAACAATAATCAAAGGGGCTACGGCCCATGCAACCAGTAACTGCTATAGCATGGCAGCAAGGTAAACCAGTTAGCTGCCACCCCTTGCAACTACAATGCCAATTATCAATATCAACCACTTCAATGGAGTCACCACGAACCTCAAATGTACTACCAGCTCGCAGAAGCACTTGAAGAGAATGGACTTTATGGCtttcttttttcagtttttcttctaCGGATGGAGTTAATCTTGTCAACCACTGGTTGGAATCTGCTCGTCGTGTGTAGATCAACTCCATAATTTTGTTCCTTATCACATCAACCATCTGTGTTATTGGTAGTTCATGCGCATCTGATGCCCAACTGTAGAACAGCTCCCCAAAATTTGATGTCATATGATTATATCTGGCACCCTGAAAATATGAATTTGCCCAGTTCTGGGGCTCACTTTGTATAATCCAATTGTAAGCCTCTAGAGAGATACTTTTAATGCTTTCAATACATCTTTGGAAGCTTTCGAGAGTAGGCGCATAAGCAGCAGCATAAAAATCCTCAACCATGAGTCGCTTCACCTCGTGAGAAAACTGCCCTTTCAAGTCTCTAATAAGTTGCTCCGTCAAGTACCGTAGGCAGTAGCCATGGTATGAACCTGTAAATATACTAGCAATGGACTCCCTCAAACCCTTCTGTCTGTCGGCGACAAATGTTATCGGACGAGATGCTGAGAGGGCAGATCTCAGTTGTAGCAAGAACCAGTGCCAGTTATCATCAGATTCTGCATCAACTACAGCGAAAGCAACAGGAAAAACACCATCATCCCCATCTGCAGCTGTAGCAGCTAACAACATTCCTtgatattttgactttaatGGTATGCTATCAAGGAAGAGGAGAGGCCGGCAACCTTGTTGAAAACCATATAGTGAGGCATGGAATGAGACAAAGAGACGATGGAAACTTGAGTCTTCCTTAGTGGTGAAATTAGCAAGACTTCCTGGATTAGTTTCCATTATCTTATCACAGAAAAATGGTAACTGGTTATATGCTTCTTTGTATGAACCCTGAAGCTGCTCCTTTGCTATTTCTTTCCCCCGCCATGCCTGAAAATAGTTCAATTGTATTCCATATTCCTGTTTGATGTCATTGACAATGTCTTTGGGCTTATAATTTGGGAAAACTTTCAACTTCTCCTTGATAATACTAGCCACCCAACTCCTAGTTGCTTGATGCCCCGTTGTCGCAACAGCACCTTCACATGTATGCACTGCATTCATCTTTTTAATGCATATTAACTGAGTGGTTGACAACCTTGATGCATGTATTCTCCAAGGGCAGCCTTCTGCTTTGCATTTGACAGTCACACGATGGCTATCATTCTTCTTGTACCTGAATGCAAACTGATGCGCAATGGCATATTTACGCAGTGATTCACGAAATTCATGAACACTGCTGAACCTTTGCCCGACACCAGTAATAGTATTCTGCCACTGCTGCGCACCTTTAGCATGTTTCTCCTCATTGGAACCCACAATAGAGAAAATGGGAGAAATTTCAGCGGGCATATCAATATGAGTGTCAACATGGTTGGTATCATCTACAACATCAAGAGGGGCATCGAGTGGGATTTCGGGCTGGGTGGTATCGTctacaatatcatcaacaacaGCAAGAGGGGCATCAACAGCAAGAACAGTTTCTGACAAGGTTGTTCTGCTTGACCTACAAAACCAAATCCGTCTGTatgcaaacaaacaaaaaaaagtccaataataacaattaaacaTTCGTGGAGACATCAAGAAGACTACCTACTAGCAGGCAAGTTTGACACATCAGGGGCAACAAAATCTTCCATAATGACATAAACATCTGCAGTGACAGAGTCCCCATGAAATTTTATCATGCGTTTTAGATCCTTGTCATTGGAAATTGTTATGAGAGTCTTTTTGTTGCCTGGAAGGAAGTATTTGATAGACATGGCATCAATGCTACAATTAAACATTTCTGCCACTTCTATCTTAAACTCGCTAAACTTCATTTGGTCATCAATGTCTATGGCATGAGCATCTCCAGCCCTATATGACAAGGAACCATCTCTATCTGTCTCAAATTCTCCCCCTGATTGACAAATCGCTATAATTTTCTTCCCCATCATGACCTGCCTCAGAAAGAACTTCcatactttttcaaatcattcaGAAGCCATATGAACAAAGCTACTTATTTCATACATTAACAACTCTCCAAAAGAAAACCAATAGGTTAACAACATCATGACATATTGAATTAAATTGCATGCAAATATCACTATGACCCTGAACCCTCTACGTTCAAGGAGGCCATGAAATTTAACATCCCCAATACTTCAGTAGTGAGAAGAGGTTGGAAACAAGTTTAAACTACATAATCCACGGTACATCAAAGTATCATAATCATTGACAACCTCAACCAAAAGTTAGGACCGTTGTAAAACCaattaacatttatatatgattatattttgAAGTAAACATTTGTAGCTAAGATACTTGTCTCCAATAATCCGCCATTTTATAGCCAAAAACACGGCAGGTGCAATGGTGGCTCTTTCTGTTGCTGAGAAATGCAGAAGTTCCTTTCCGTGAATTAACCCTCGTAATGTTAACaacttttctctcaaaatttccTAATCTAGCGATATTCTTAGAAACAGAGCATAGAATACATAAGCAAACTATTCATGTCCCCATAAGAAATAATTACGAAAATCAAACGGAGCTCAGAAACAGCAAATGGGCACTCAAGAAACGTCAGTAAAACAAACACTCAGAAGAATAAATTAGCAGAAACCTCACCAAGAGCcctaaataacaaaaaaattcagatttttACTCTTGAACTTCAATAGTAATAGAAGTTACATCATCAATAACCCAGAGAGGAGAAAAGCTGTTGAAATTGAAAATCACTAAAATGATCCCTTGATAccaaaaatgttcaaaatatcAGAAATCAAACCCTGCAAATGCCAAATTATGCAGAAACCCCAAGCTGCATCAGAGGGTCAATCCCAAACCCTTGGAATTATATagtataaaattcaaaaagaaaaataagaatatatattaaacaattaagGAAAGGAGTTTTCACCTTCGTATAAATCAAAAACAGAGGTTTCCGGCGCAGTACCCAAATCGAAATCGGGCCCTTTGACCCAGAGATTGCGACGATATGGTTACATATACGTAGTTACGTGCAAACCAACCCACACAAGACACACTGCAAGAGAAAGGTGGGTGAATTGGGGATGTCTGGTAcgataacaacaaaaaaaagagcCAAAACTACGTTAGTACTCCCACCACTATTATTACCACTAACGGAAAATTGATTACTTTCCTCCTCCAAaacattttctcttcttcctcctccaacTTCTTACgtcaacatttttcttttttgagcttacgaaattaattaataggtttttttttttttttccttcttcgtTATTGGCTAAAGAGGATAGAGCCTCGAAGGTATCaatttatgttaaaataaaatttaaatgatgagataagatgggatTATATAGttttatgaatttaataaaatatttttaaaatattattttttaatattattattattttaaaatttaaaaaaattaaattatttattatattttctaaagaaatttgaaaaaattataatgatgagttgagatagattaaAAGTGTTTCTGTATTTAAACGGGACCTAATTGTGGaattatattttctaagataagaaaaagaaaaaaatgaaaattagttatttaaaaatttaaatatcaccaactttaattttattattttttaaagcatcattctctcataaatttgatcatttaagcttcaaaaaattaaaatttataatttttttaaataaatcaaaagtttattatttatttattttatttacataattatttgttgttttagaaattgttcttttttatttatcaacatAAAACTTAGAGGTGTAAAAGTCAGTTACTGTTTAGaggttgtcttttttttttttttttttttaatttctcacgaaaacagaaagtattttttgtcatctttatattaaattaataatttttctttcaagtacattttttttttccaaacaacttGTATATTCTCCTTCTgcagtttttatcttttatgctGCTCTGATTTGGTTTTATGGCTATGAAATGGTTTAAATGATTTTGCCGAGAGTGCTTCTATTTTTATCCAATTAAAAAGATTTATGATACTTGTGTACTTATACCTAATATTTggtttataagatttaaattttaaaattaaattattctatttgcAAGCATATATGTCAGCACTTTTTTATCCACAACAATTTATagatagaatttttctttaaagagataGACACAACATCAAGACTCTATTACCTTAAATGTTAAGTTTTACATTACCCCAGGACCATAGCAACATTTAAGATCATTCGTATTGGATTATGTAAGGCTTCGTTTAGttatcaaactcacctcaactcatctcaacttatcattacaactttttcaaatctcaatacaaaatataataaacaatttaattttttcaaatttcaaaataataataatattaaaaaataatattctaataatattttatcatcacaactcaactcaacttaacttacttcaacatccacacacaccctaaatctaaaaaaaataaagagtttggATTATAGAGTTCAAAAATATACTGTATTAAATTATGCAAATGTCaaagaaaatgacttttagctataataaattagtgttgtctgttatatttaGATTTTACTGTAACTAgattaaattgaataaaaaatactttcttttaactttgaacattctctctcttcctccacctggtctattaaaaaatactttctttaattctttaactcagaacactctctctcttcgatattaggaattaaaatatttttccgaactcatttgatgaaaaaaaaaaaattacatttgagAAAGTTTCTGCAATGCAGAATTTCatcgtttttttattttgttataattgtagattgatataatttattgaCTTTTAACCTTATCTAGAAATAGGCGTTATGTATgatcaataaaaagaaagaaaaataatattttcctgtagatcttaatttaaaaaaaaaattaatagagaaaataatttataaaaaatattattataaaattaataatattttattattattttaactaatagataaataatataatgtgagaataaattttaagtaaaataatcaaatataaaattatgtaatattatgtaaattttatatttagattttCGTAATCCAAGGAGAATGCTCGGCAGTGAATTGACATGCAGTGTGTCTATAACTAGTTAAACTTAAATTGAACCCATCTTGCCAAATAGAACTTTTTCTAGACTTCGAGTATCATCCGCAATTGGttaggttgtgtttgaatgttgaagtgagttaaattgagttgaattgagacgataaaatattattaaaatattattttttaatattattattattttaaaatttaaaaaagttgaattatttattatattttatattgagatttgaaaaaattacaatgatgagttaagatgaatttatgtttcaaacaaagccttaaaagttatttttcccactttaaaatgatggaaaataataaaattattaccttcttattacttatttattactttatatttatttttttatttttttatttagtggttAAAGAAATGACTAGTAgtaagtttatataatatttgtccGCACAAAAAGAGTCAGGCGTGGAGATCCCCGGCATAGACTGCGGAAAACCAGAGCAGATAATCGTAGGGAAACCGGATCCGAAAGTCAGAAGAGTGCTTGTTCTATTGCAATGGGGGAGATAGTGGGTTTATGGTTGTGAAAGCAAGAACTTTATgagacaagaaaaataaatgcaattGCCGGACACGACATGGACTTTGGTGAAAGTGTGACATGACCTTGCGCACAAAAGTCACCATCTCAAAGCTTTCCTGGCAAGAGCAAACaatactcttttatatatacacacgcatATAAGATTTCGTTAATGTCGTTTtggtaatgattttattttatttttttaaccaaaaaacaaaaaaacaaaaaaaacaaaaacggcATCGTTTTTGGAGAGGTGGGTATTTTAGCGTCCCCCTCCCTCGTAATCacttctccctctccccctctaTTTTTCCACCCTgagctctctcttctctctgaCGTGCGCTGCTGCCTTCCCTCCCTCTGGTAGTCGGCACGGTCGGTGTTTGCATCTTCTCTCTTTCCCCTTTGGTGGCACAGACCCGCTGTGAGAGTTTGACTCGAACAATATTAGGGATTATTTGAAAATagatctcatttcaaaattttcatctcatctcatctccttactaaacataattcaaatacaattttttcaaactaataatcattacaacttttctaaatttttaaataaaaaataattcaactttttcaaatcctcaaacaaaaataatattataaaactatattataacaatttttaactttataatagtttttattcaacattttctctatcatttttcaaaataaaaaaaatactcaactcaaactatctcattactattcacgaattatcttcattcttattactatttataaaattatcatctcatctcactctccaaatgAGCTCCGTTTCTTTTTCCTCGTATCCTCAAATTTTTGGATGTTTTcggttttttccttttgctagtTTTGGTTTTCGATATGTAGTGTAGTGGATTTGAGATGGTTTTGTAAATTTGCTgtggatttgaattttttatgtgttttttcaGCTAGGGGCAACCCCGTCCTGTAGGGTGCGAGTAGAACTCCTAAATTTGTcctcaattttaattttaaggtcTAATGCCGCAGACTATGGCAGATTATGCATAGCAGCTCTCTTTACCAGAGAAAATTTACATCAGTACACAGAGAAtggcaccaaaaaaaaaaaaaaaaaaaaaaatatgaaagaagtTAACTCCGAGTTCAAATGTTAAAGAGCATCCAAATGTCAAGCAGTCAGAAAATATGTACAAGCATCTCTTAGAGCCCaacagataaatatatatatagaaacatcTCTTCTAGGAACTCGAATCACAAAAGCTAACTGTTTCTACTGTACATTATTCATTCGCTCCTCTGTGTTTGCTGCTTGTCCACTAATTTTGGGAGTTCATGGTACCGAAACCATGAAAGGTAGACAAGCATCCGAGCCACGCTGAGAACCATGCTGCCATTCATCAGAACACTTGTTCAGTGCCTCGTTGGAGTAAAGACCAATAGAATACATCACCTCAGAAACAACTGACACTTATTGAATGACTTTTCCTTACAAGGAATCCACCAAGAGTATAATGACTTTGTAAAAGATATTACCTATCAGAAAGAAATTACGTTTGTAAAAGATATTGaagaaccaaaagaaaatttCCCCTTAGCATGTCAACAACTCCATGCCAACATAGGgcatctcttttccttttctttctttttccc
This genomic interval from Juglans microcarpa x Juglans regia isolate MS1-56 chromosome 4D, Jm3101_v1.0, whole genome shotgun sequence contains the following:
- the LOC121259651 gene encoding uncharacterized protein LOC121259651 — encoded protein: MNLQTTKESATNHNTTTTTNSNRSRRKDASECSNCGTPKGGSGCWPILHHVRLRGIDRLLCTSCVLRLHPSSFCPLCFHFFDHNLLNSHSSLKNPSNRPTVPCSKCSSLTHSHCLPASHSSSYLCPPCSNPKFSFFHLEETHRSVDRKLATVLLCASRIASASMSKAVIVARADAERKVREAAVAKKRAREALEHLVMVEAREKSSRKKVESRENGNVMVGSGEEKKKVEVVESMRSNGNQKENVNMRASVKEERDHAK
- the LOC121259650 gene encoding uncharacterized protein LOC121259650, yielding MMGKKIIAICQSGGEFETDRDGSLSYRAGDAHAIDIDDQMKFSEFKIEVAEMFNCSIDAMSIKYFLPGNKKTLITISNDKDLKRMIKFHGDSVTADVYVIMEDFVAPDVSNLPASRSSRTTLSETVLAVDAPLAVVDDIVDDTTQPEIPLDAPLDVVDDTNHVDTHIDMPAEISPIFSIVGSNEEKHAKGAQQWQNTITGVGQRFSSVHEFRESLRKYAIAHQFAFRYKKNDSHRVTVKCKAEGCPWRIHASRLSTTQLICIKKMNAVHTCEGAVATTGHQATRSWVASIIKEKLKVFPNYKPKDIVNDIKQEYGIQLNYFQAWRGKEIAKEQLQGSYKEAYNQLPFFCDKIMETNPGSLANFTTKEDSSFHRLFVSFHASLYGFQQGCRPLLFLDSIPLKSKYQGMLLAATAADGDDGVFPVAFAVVDAESDDNWHWFLLQLRSALSASRPITFVADRQKGLRESIASIFTGSYHGYCLRYLTEQLIRDLKGQFSHEVKRLMVEDFYAAAYAPTLESFQRCIESIKSISLEAYNWIIQSEPQNWANSYFQGARYNHMTSNFGELFYSWASDAHELPITQMVDVIRNKIMELIYTRRADSNQWLTRLTPSVEEKLKKESHKVHSLQVLLRAGSTFEVRGDSIEVVDIDNWHCSCKGWQLTGLPCCHAIAVTGCMGRSPFDYCSRYFTIESYRLTYSESVHSIPNVDMPVHRDSSQLTVTVTPPPTRRPPGRPTTKRHGPQEVVKRQLQCSKCKGLGHNKSTCREFI